One window from the genome of Actinoplanes teichomyceticus ATCC 31121 encodes:
- a CDS encoding FadR/GntR family transcriptional regulator, protein MTGSTVRPPAYQQLADELRADITSGRLQPGERLPPEPELCVKIGVSRSTVREALRLLASQHLIVTTRGVTGGSFVAHPDAAQLADGLSTGFALLTHSAGVGMADMLELRRALEVPAAGLAAIRRTEAHLAELRNAFFDPEIDDFDTMLAAHSTFHRALAKATGNPLFELVGRPLYQASYGEEVVAALPEEYWFRIDADHRELLDHLAARDAEAATRTAARHLDYVAFAAADR, encoded by the coding sequence GTGACCGGCTCAACGGTGCGCCCGCCCGCCTATCAGCAACTCGCGGACGAGCTACGTGCGGACATCACTTCCGGACGGCTCCAACCCGGCGAACGACTGCCGCCGGAGCCTGAGTTGTGCGTGAAGATCGGCGTGAGCCGCAGCACGGTGCGCGAGGCACTGCGGCTGCTGGCCAGCCAGCATCTGATCGTCACCACTCGCGGGGTGACCGGGGGCAGCTTCGTCGCCCATCCGGATGCCGCCCAGCTCGCCGACGGCCTCTCGACCGGCTTCGCGCTGCTCACGCACTCGGCCGGGGTGGGCATGGCGGACATGCTGGAGTTGCGCCGCGCGCTGGAGGTGCCGGCCGCCGGGCTCGCCGCGATCCGCCGCACCGAGGCTCACCTGGCCGAACTGCGCAACGCGTTCTTCGACCCGGAGATCGACGACTTCGACACCATGCTCGCCGCGCACTCCACCTTCCACCGGGCCCTCGCCAAGGCCACCGGCAACCCGCTGTTCGAGCTCGTCGGCCGCCCGCTCTACCAGGCGTCCTACGGCGAGGAGGTGGTCGCCGCCCTGCCCGAGGAGTACTGGTTCCGGATCGACGCGGACCATCGGGAGCTGCTGGATCATCTGGCGGCGCGGGACGCCGAGGCGGCCACCCGGACGGCGGCGCGGCATCTGGACTACGTCGCCTTCG
- a CDS encoding diacylglycerol/lipid kinase family protein → MRALLVVNPRATATTERSRDVLVRALESAVELTVRHTERRGHATALARAAAESGVDVVVTLGGDGTVDEAVNGLMTAPAALTGPAAYRLPALAVVPGGSTNVFARALGLPRDWADATSVILDGLRDGRHRVIGLGRADDRYFTFAAGLGLDAAVVRRVEQARLRGRPPTPGRYMRATVGQFLTGVDRRDPPMTLERPGEPAEAGVGTVIVQNTAPWTYVGDRPVDPNPDASFDLGLDILALRRLEVFGTARTVTQLAWRSGDPHGKQVLRLHDLAEFTVVSSRPQAFQLDGDYLGERQKVHFVSVPSALRVIC, encoded by the coding sequence ATGCGTGCGTTGCTGGTGGTCAACCCCCGGGCGACGGCGACCACCGAGCGCAGCCGGGACGTCCTGGTCCGGGCGCTGGAGAGCGCCGTCGAGCTGACGGTGCGGCACACCGAGCGGCGCGGCCACGCCACCGCCCTGGCCCGGGCGGCCGCGGAGAGCGGCGTCGACGTGGTGGTCACGCTGGGCGGCGACGGCACGGTCGACGAGGCGGTGAACGGACTGATGACCGCGCCCGCCGCGCTGACCGGGCCGGCGGCGTACCGGCTGCCGGCGCTGGCCGTGGTGCCGGGTGGCTCGACCAACGTCTTCGCCCGCGCCCTGGGCCTGCCCCGGGACTGGGCGGACGCGACCAGCGTGATCCTGGACGGGCTGCGCGACGGGCGGCACCGGGTGATCGGTCTCGGTCGCGCCGACGACCGCTATTTCACCTTCGCGGCCGGGCTGGGACTGGACGCCGCGGTCGTCCGCCGGGTGGAGCAGGCTCGGCTGCGCGGCCGGCCGCCGACGCCGGGCCGGTACATGCGCGCGACGGTCGGGCAGTTCCTCACCGGAGTCGACCGCCGGGATCCACCCATGACGCTGGAACGGCCGGGCGAGCCGGCGGAGGCCGGAGTGGGCACGGTCATCGTGCAGAACACGGCCCCCTGGACGTACGTCGGTGACCGTCCGGTGGACCCCAATCCGGACGCATCCTTCGATCTCGGACTTGACATCCTGGCCCTGCGCCGGCTTGAGGTTTTCGGCACGGCGAGGACCGTGACACAACTCGCGTGGCGCTCCGGTGATCCACACGGTAAACAAGTGTTACGGCTACATGACCTTGCCGAGTTCACCGTGGTCTCGTCCCGACCCCAGGCGTTCCAGCTGGACGGCGACTACCTCGGGGAGCGGCAGAAGGTGCACTTCGTGTCCGTTCCCTCAGCGCTGCGTGTGATCTGCTGA
- a CDS encoding WhiB family transcriptional regulator has protein sequence MDWRHDAICRDEDPELFFPIGTSGPALLQVEQAKAVCRRCPVTEECLSWALESGQDAGVWGGMSEDERRAVKRRGGLRVSAPTA, from the coding sequence ATGGACTGGCGTCACGATGCGATCTGCCGCGACGAGGACCCGGAGCTGTTCTTCCCGATCGGGACGTCCGGCCCCGCGCTCCTGCAGGTCGAGCAGGCCAAGGCCGTGTGCCGGCGGTGCCCCGTGACCGAGGAATGCCTCTCGTGGGCACTCGAGTCCGGCCAGGACGCCGGCGTATGGGGCGGGATGAGCGAAGACGAGCGGCGCGCGGTCAAGCGTCGCGGCGGCCTCCGGGTCTCCGCTCCCACCGCCTGA
- a CDS encoding sirohydrochlorin chelatase: MRSARLTTPRPAVVLVAHGSRDPRAAESTEALARAVRRARPEWLVRAAYLDHAGPRPLDVLGSLGARRTVLAPLLLTEAYHGRVDLPAVLAEAADLPVRVTLAEVLGPRPAGPGRVRTPRLLLEALVRRIPVDDFDAVVLAAAGTRDPAARGTVEHAAVALGERLGVPVRVSYSSGVGPRADEAVRALRAAGSRRVAVAGYFLAPGLLYDLAAEAAREAGAVAVAQPLGDAPEMVALVSSRVAATGVRMLAAA; the protein is encoded by the coding sequence ATGCGGTCTGCACGTCTGACCACCCCGCGTCCGGCCGTGGTCCTGGTGGCCCACGGCAGCCGGGACCCGCGGGCCGCCGAGTCGACCGAGGCGCTGGCCCGGGCGGTGCGCCGGGCCCGCCCGGAATGGCTGGTCCGGGCCGCCTACCTCGATCATGCCGGGCCGCGCCCGCTGGACGTGCTCGGTTCCCTCGGCGCCCGCCGGACGGTACTGGCGCCGTTGCTGCTGACCGAGGCGTACCACGGCCGGGTGGATCTGCCGGCGGTGCTGGCCGAGGCGGCCGACCTGCCGGTGCGGGTGACACTCGCCGAGGTGCTGGGGCCCCGGCCGGCCGGGCCGGGCCGGGTGCGGACGCCGCGGCTGCTGCTGGAGGCGCTGGTGCGACGGATCCCGGTGGACGACTTCGACGCCGTCGTGCTGGCCGCGGCCGGAACCCGGGACCCCGCCGCGCGCGGGACGGTGGAGCACGCCGCGGTGGCGCTCGGGGAGCGCCTCGGCGTGCCGGTGCGGGTGTCGTACTCCTCCGGGGTGGGCCCACGCGCCGATGAGGCGGTGCGGGCGCTGCGGGCGGCGGGGAGCCGCCGGGTCGCGGTGGCCGGGTACTTCCTCGCGCCGGGCCTGCTCTACGACCTGGCGGCGGAAGCGGCCCGGGAAGCCGGCGCGGTCGCGGTGGCGCAGCCGCTCGGGGACGCGCCGGAGATGGTCGCTCTGGTCAGCAGCCGGGTGGCGGCGACCGGCGTACGGATGCTCGCCGCCGCCTGA
- a CDS encoding phosphoadenylyl-sulfate reductase — MNLLNASGLGLINLGAPSGPGNTAADPSRRSPEELRELALRAARDLEGSSAEEIAKWATDTFGARFCVTSSMADAVVAHLFSRVSPGVDVVFLDTGLHFPETLKVRDTVARTMNVNVRSIRPRMTVGQQDGEYGPRLFSRNPDECCFMRKVEPLERALTEYDAWATGLRRDESPTRANTPVVGFDAKKGKIKVNPIAAWTQADVDRYIGRWNVPVNELFKKGYGSIGCWPCTRRTKAGEDPRAGRWAMFEKTECGLHV, encoded by the coding sequence ATGAATCTCCTGAACGCCTCCGGCCTGGGCCTGATCAACCTGGGCGCTCCCAGCGGCCCCGGGAACACCGCCGCTGACCCGTCCCGGCGCAGCCCCGAGGAGCTGCGGGAGCTGGCCCTGCGGGCCGCCCGCGACCTCGAGGGCAGCTCCGCCGAGGAGATCGCCAAGTGGGCGACCGACACCTTCGGCGCGCGGTTCTGCGTGACCAGCTCGATGGCCGACGCCGTGGTCGCGCACCTCTTCTCCCGGGTCTCGCCCGGCGTGGACGTGGTCTTCCTGGACACCGGCCTGCACTTCCCGGAGACCCTCAAGGTCCGCGACACGGTGGCCCGCACGATGAACGTGAACGTCCGCTCGATCCGCCCGCGGATGACGGTCGGCCAGCAGGACGGCGAGTACGGCCCCCGCCTGTTCAGCCGCAACCCGGACGAGTGCTGCTTCATGCGCAAGGTGGAGCCGCTGGAGCGGGCCCTGACCGAGTACGACGCGTGGGCCACCGGCCTGCGCCGCGACGAGTCACCGACCCGCGCCAACACGCCGGTCGTCGGCTTCGACGCCAAGAAGGGCAAGATCAAGGTCAACCCGATCGCGGCCTGGACCCAGGCGGACGTGGACCGCTACATCGGCCGGTGGAACGTGCCGGTCAACGAGCTGTTCAAGAAGGGTTACGGCTCGATCGGCTGCTGGCCGTGCACCCGGCGCACCAAGGCCGGCGAGGACCCGCGCGCCGGTCGCTGGGCCATGTTCGAGAAGACCGAATGCGGTCTGCACGTCTGA
- a CDS encoding nitrite/sulfite reductase, translating into MAPSNTPATPAARPRKARGEGQWALGHREPLNPNERLKKDDNPLNVRARIENIYAQGGFASIDPADLRGRFRWWGLYTQRKAGIDGGRTAVLAPEELEDEYFMLRVRIDGGALDLAQLRTIGQISTEFARDSADITDRQNIQLHWVRIEDVPEIWRRLEAVGLQTTEACGDCPRVVLGSPVAGISVDEVIDATPAIDEIIERYIGDPQYSNLPRKFKTQISWLADGPYQANDVSFVGVEHPDHGPGFDLWVGGGLSTNPRLAERLGVWVPLAEVPDVWAGVVGVFRDYGYRRLRNRARLKFLIADWGVEKFREVLEKEYLGRALLDGPAPELPEKPIDHIGVHRQRDGKNYVGAAPVVGRVSGTQLSRLADVAQRHGSDRVRLTAYQKLLVLDIADDRVEPLIADLRGIGLEARPSAWRRGTMACTGIEYCKLAIVETKARGGELVARLEERLRDFDADISVHLNGCPNACARTQVADIGLKGQLVLNSHGEQVEGFQIHLGGALGMAKGETAGFGRKLRGLKATAEELPEYVERIARNYLDGRSEGETFANWVMRAEEELLK; encoded by the coding sequence ATGGCGCCCAGCAACACTCCCGCAACGCCGGCCGCCCGCCCCCGCAAGGCGCGCGGCGAGGGTCAGTGGGCGCTCGGACACCGCGAGCCGCTCAACCCCAACGAGCGGCTGAAGAAGGACGACAACCCGCTCAACGTCCGGGCGCGCATCGAGAACATCTACGCGCAGGGGGGCTTCGCCTCCATCGACCCGGCCGACCTGCGTGGCCGGTTCCGCTGGTGGGGGCTCTACACCCAGCGCAAGGCCGGGATCGACGGCGGCCGCACCGCCGTCCTCGCGCCGGAGGAGCTCGAGGACGAGTACTTCATGCTCCGCGTCCGCATCGACGGCGGCGCGCTGGACCTGGCCCAGCTGCGCACCATCGGGCAGATCTCCACCGAGTTCGCCCGGGACAGCGCGGACATCACCGACCGGCAGAACATCCAGCTGCACTGGGTCCGGATCGAGGACGTGCCGGAGATCTGGCGCCGCCTGGAGGCGGTCGGCCTGCAGACCACCGAGGCCTGCGGCGACTGCCCCCGCGTCGTGCTGGGCAGCCCGGTCGCCGGCATCTCGGTGGACGAGGTGATCGACGCGACGCCGGCCATCGACGAGATCATCGAGCGCTACATCGGCGACCCGCAGTACTCGAACCTGCCCCGCAAGTTCAAGACGCAGATCTCCTGGCTGGCGGACGGGCCGTACCAGGCCAACGACGTCTCCTTCGTCGGCGTCGAGCACCCCGACCACGGCCCCGGCTTCGACCTGTGGGTCGGCGGCGGCCTCTCCACCAACCCGCGGCTGGCCGAGCGTCTCGGCGTCTGGGTGCCGCTGGCCGAGGTCCCGGACGTGTGGGCCGGCGTGGTCGGGGTCTTCCGTGACTACGGTTACCGCCGGCTGCGCAACCGGGCCCGCCTGAAGTTCCTGATCGCCGACTGGGGCGTGGAGAAGTTCCGCGAGGTGCTGGAGAAGGAGTACCTGGGCCGGGCGCTGCTCGACGGGCCGGCGCCGGAGCTGCCGGAGAAGCCGATCGACCACATCGGCGTGCACCGGCAGCGCGACGGGAAGAACTACGTCGGCGCCGCCCCGGTGGTCGGCCGGGTCTCCGGCACGCAGCTGAGCCGGCTGGCCGACGTGGCGCAGCGGCACGGGTCGGACCGGGTGCGGCTCACCGCGTACCAGAAACTGCTGGTCCTGGACATCGCCGACGACCGGGTCGAACCGCTGATCGCCGACCTGCGCGGGATCGGGCTGGAAGCCCGTCCCTCGGCCTGGCGCCGCGGCACCATGGCCTGCACCGGCATCGAGTACTGCAAGCTGGCCATCGTCGAGACCAAGGCGCGCGGCGGTGAGCTCGTCGCCCGGCTCGAGGAGCGGCTCAGGGACTTCGACGCGGACATCTCGGTGCATCTCAACGGCTGCCCGAACGCCTGCGCCCGCACCCAGGTCGCCGACATCGGCCTCAAGGGCCAGCTGGTCCTCAACTCGCACGGCGAGCAGGTCGAGGGCTTCCAGATCCACCTCGGCGGAGCGCTCGGGATGGCCAAGGGCGAGACCGCCGGCTTCGGCCGCAAGTTGCGTGGCCTGAAGGCCACGGCGGAGGAGCTCCCCGAGTACGTCGAGCGGATCGCCCGCAACTACCTGGACGGCCGTTCCGAGGGGGAGACGTTCGCCAACTGGGTGATGCGGGCGGAGGAGGAGCTCCTGAAATGA
- a CDS encoding sensor histidine kinase, with protein sequence MSTLRDLVEEHTSLGSADIDHLHRLAGDWQLLSDLSFADLLLWVPIKGEARKPREFLCVAQVRPTTAPTAYQDDQVGKIFGGPEVAHLDVAFTQERIWREGDPVWYGDTPARHEAIPVRRREPNDHEEGYSEVIAVIGRDTNLSTARTPSQLELNYLTTADDLAQMVADGTFPPARQPGEMTTSAPRVGDGMIRLDASGKVTYASPNAQSAYRRLGFNAHLVGEELAGLSSRLAADPLEGNDAAERIRSALRGESPPRMEFEARGATVLTRSLPLLPAGVPIGALVLVRDVTEVRRRDRALMTKDATIREIHHRVKNNLQTVAALLRLQARRVDAPEARMALEESVRRVASIALVHETLSMSSDEAVEFDGIVDRVATAATEVASTSIPVRMHREGTFGVLPAEIATSLVMVLNELLINAVEHGFPAPDDEVPVAGADLPAPEVVVAAHRFRKQLHVTVADNGKGLPEGFRFDAGGRLGLQIVRALATGELRGSIELRNRAGGGTEAVLVVPLGKR encoded by the coding sequence GTGTCCACCCTGCGCGATCTCGTCGAGGAACACACCAGCCTGGGTTCCGCCGACATCGACCACCTGCACCGGCTGGCCGGTGACTGGCAGCTGCTGTCCGACCTGTCCTTCGCCGACCTGCTCCTCTGGGTGCCGATCAAGGGCGAGGCCCGCAAGCCGCGCGAGTTCCTCTGCGTCGCCCAGGTGCGCCCGACCACGGCGCCCACGGCGTACCAGGACGACCAGGTGGGGAAGATCTTCGGCGGGCCCGAGGTGGCGCATCTCGACGTCGCGTTCACCCAGGAGCGGATCTGGCGGGAGGGCGACCCGGTCTGGTATGGCGACACCCCCGCCCGGCACGAGGCGATCCCGGTGCGCCGCCGCGAGCCCAACGACCACGAGGAGGGCTACAGCGAGGTGATCGCGGTGATCGGCCGCGACACCAACCTGAGCACCGCGCGCACCCCCAGCCAGCTGGAGCTGAACTACCTGACCACCGCCGACGACCTGGCCCAGATGGTCGCCGACGGCACGTTCCCGCCGGCCCGGCAGCCGGGCGAGATGACCACCTCGGCGCCCCGGGTCGGCGACGGGATGATCCGGCTGGACGCCTCCGGCAAGGTGACCTACGCCAGCCCGAACGCCCAGTCGGCCTACCGCCGGCTCGGCTTCAACGCGCACCTGGTCGGCGAGGAGCTGGCCGGCCTCTCCAGCCGGCTGGCCGCCGACCCGCTGGAGGGCAACGACGCCGCCGAGCGGATCCGCTCGGCGCTGCGCGGCGAGTCGCCGCCCCGGATGGAGTTCGAGGCGCGCGGCGCGACCGTGCTCACCCGGTCGCTGCCGCTGCTGCCGGCCGGGGTGCCGATCGGCGCGCTGGTGCTGGTCCGCGACGTCACCGAGGTGCGCCGCCGGGACCGCGCCCTGATGACCAAGGACGCCACCATCCGGGAGATCCACCACCGGGTGAAGAACAACCTGCAGACCGTGGCCGCGCTGCTGCGCCTGCAGGCCCGCCGGGTGGACGCGCCGGAGGCCCGGATGGCGCTGGAGGAGTCGGTGCGCCGGGTCGCCTCCATCGCCCTGGTCCACGAGACCCTCTCGATGTCCAGCGACGAGGCGGTCGAGTTCGACGGCATCGTGGACCGGGTGGCCACGGCCGCCACCGAGGTGGCCTCGACCAGCATCCCGGTCCGGATGCACCGGGAGGGCACGTTCGGCGTGCTGCCCGCGGAGATCGCCACCTCGCTGGTGATGGTGCTGAACGAGTTGCTGATCAACGCGGTCGAGCACGGCTTCCCGGCGCCGGACGACGAAGTGCCGGTCGCCGGCGCGGACCTGCCGGCGCCCGAGGTGGTGGTCGCCGCGCACCGCTTCCGCAAGCAGCTGCACGTGACGGTCGCCGACAACGGGAAGGGGCTGCCGGAGGGTTTCCGCTTCGACGCCGGTGGGCGGCTCGGGCTGCAGATCGTCCGGGCGCTGGCGACCGGGGAGCTGCGCGGCAGCATCGAGCTGCGCAACCGGGCCGGGGGCGGGACCGAGGCGGTGCTGGTGGTCCCGCTGGGCAAGCGCTGA
- a CDS encoding SIS domain-containing protein — protein MAADIAEQPEGFARLLDGPHATAVAEVAAEIAARRPRHVLFVGRGTSDHAALYAAYLTEIRLGLPVASASPSAITLYGARPDFTGALVVGVSQSGGSPDLTGVLSAARETGALTLAVTNNPESPLARAAELSVDVAAGHERAVAATKSYTAELLTLLLLVEGIRTGDGRPGEAERAALARLPELAEATIADRSAEELAQRYRFAPHVVTTGRGYAYPTAREAALKLMETSYVPTLAFSGADLLHGPLAMTDTDVPVLAVVGDGPGGRSMRDVITRLGERRADVVTIGASDIPGAAGRLAVPALDERYSPLLDILPLQKLALALALAKGEDPDAPRGLKKVTSTL, from the coding sequence ATGGCAGCGGACATTGCGGAACAGCCGGAGGGTTTCGCGCGCCTGCTCGACGGCCCGCACGCGACCGCTGTCGCCGAGGTGGCCGCCGAGATCGCGGCCCGCCGCCCGCGCCACGTGCTCTTCGTCGGCCGCGGCACCTCCGACCACGCGGCGCTGTACGCGGCGTACCTGACCGAGATCCGGCTCGGGCTGCCCGTGGCCAGCGCCTCGCCCAGCGCGATCACGCTCTACGGCGCCCGTCCCGACTTCACCGGCGCCCTGGTCGTCGGGGTCAGCCAGAGCGGCGGCTCACCCGACCTCACCGGGGTGCTCTCCGCCGCCCGGGAGACCGGCGCGCTCACCCTCGCGGTCACCAACAACCCGGAGTCGCCGCTGGCCCGCGCCGCCGAGCTGTCGGTGGACGTGGCGGCCGGGCACGAGCGGGCGGTCGCCGCGACCAAGTCCTACACCGCCGAGCTGCTCACGCTGCTGCTGCTCGTCGAGGGCATCCGGACCGGCGACGGACGGCCGGGTGAGGCCGAGCGGGCCGCGCTGGCGCGACTGCCGGAGCTGGCCGAGGCGACGATCGCCGATCGGAGTGCCGAGGAGCTGGCCCAGCGCTACCGGTTCGCGCCGCACGTGGTGACCACGGGGCGGGGGTACGCGTACCCGACCGCCCGGGAGGCCGCGCTCAAGCTGATGGAGACGTCCTACGTGCCGACCCTGGCGTTCTCCGGCGCCGACCTGCTGCACGGCCCGCTCGCCATGACCGACACCGACGTCCCGGTGCTGGCCGTGGTCGGCGACGGTCCCGGCGGCCGGTCGATGCGCGACGTGATCACCCGGCTCGGCGAGCGGCGGGCCGACGTGGTGACCATCGGCGCGTCCGACATCCCGGGCGCCGCCGGCCGGCTGGCCGTCCCGGCGCTCGACGAGCGGTACAGCCCGCTGCTGGACATCCTGCCGCTGCAGAAGCTGGCGCTGGCGCTGGCGCTGGCCAAGGGCGAGGACCCGGACGCGCCGCGCGGCCTGAAGAAGGTGACCAGCACCCTGTAG
- a CDS encoding tetratricopeptide repeat protein gives MDAQPQVWHDLALARAALDRGEMTRAARHLAGALPHAPTLPEIHELLSRLAARADGALDLFPLDPHAPAGRVAAHAHLLAAAGRPEDGLPLLAAASGHTPAVDWAGVPWVSDPVLGGRIDPDLLARTVMRLCTAVGDPAPRAASAPLRPYLTVVRHTVDAHGEHAMLLGAGSALARRLGEARLAVDWAARGARSRPSKLGEIWLGYAYRSAGRIPEALAALRRAVAYDPDDLSVYADLAATLADLGRLDEALRWTDRALERDPAYDCVVHTAHRLRYRADGDVAHLIALADFVRDHPDDTHEHTDLDECCRDMPWLGGTPAGLSQLPAGRAPVAAEPSADALARLLRVASAGWPHPPAAYDRALGLVLVEPWELLALLGDPVVTGARPAGAAEVWACLGLLHHGTEEPWPDSTRRRLLLGLLDGGVDRVTQAALFALVTYAWVDPGARADVAAVVAGRFAETAGGPHARAVAELALTAPGLDRATRELAAATIRVPAVPRQRRRSHLLRWLRR, from the coding sequence GTGGATGCCCAGCCCCAGGTCTGGCACGACCTCGCCCTCGCCCGCGCCGCCCTCGACCGCGGCGAGATGACCCGGGCCGCCCGCCACCTGGCCGGGGCGCTGCCCCACGCACCCACCCTGCCGGAGATCCACGAGCTGCTCAGCCGATTGGCGGCACGCGCGGACGGCGCGCTCGACCTGTTCCCGCTGGACCCGCACGCGCCGGCCGGCCGGGTGGCGGCGCACGCCCACCTGCTCGCCGCGGCCGGGCGCCCGGAGGACGGACTGCCGCTGCTCGCCGCGGCCAGCGGGCACACCCCGGCGGTGGACTGGGCCGGGGTGCCCTGGGTCAGCGACCCGGTGCTCGGCGGGCGGATCGACCCGGACCTGCTGGCCCGCACCGTGATGCGGCTGTGCACCGCGGTCGGCGACCCGGCCCCGCGGGCCGCCTCCGCCCCGCTGCGGCCCTACCTGACCGTGGTCCGGCACACCGTGGACGCGCACGGCGAGCACGCGATGCTGCTCGGGGCCGGCTCGGCGCTGGCACGCCGGCTCGGCGAGGCGCGCCTCGCCGTCGACTGGGCCGCCCGCGGCGCCCGCTCACGGCCGTCCAAACTCGGCGAGATCTGGCTCGGGTACGCGTACCGCAGCGCCGGCCGCATCCCCGAGGCGCTGGCCGCGCTGCGCCGCGCGGTCGCCTACGACCCGGACGACCTCTCGGTGTACGCCGACCTCGCGGCCACCCTCGCCGACCTGGGCCGGCTGGACGAGGCGCTGCGCTGGACCGACCGCGCGCTGGAACGCGACCCGGCGTACGACTGCGTGGTGCACACCGCCCACCGGCTGCGGTACCGCGCCGACGGCGACGTGGCGCACCTGATCGCGCTGGCCGACTTCGTCCGCGACCACCCGGACGACACGCACGAGCACACCGATCTCGACGAGTGCTGCCGGGACATGCCGTGGCTCGGCGGCACGCCGGCCGGCCTGTCCCAGCTGCCCGCCGGCCGGGCCCCGGTCGCGGCCGAGCCGTCGGCGGACGCGCTGGCCCGCCTGCTGCGGGTCGCCTCGGCCGGCTGGCCGCACCCGCCGGCAGCCTACGACCGCGCGCTCGGCCTGGTGCTGGTCGAGCCGTGGGAGCTGCTCGCCCTGCTCGGCGACCCGGTCGTCACCGGCGCGCGGCCGGCCGGCGCCGCGGAGGTCTGGGCCTGCCTGGGTCTACTGCACCACGGCACCGAGGAGCCGTGGCCGGACTCCACCCGGCGGCGGCTGCTGCTCGGCCTGCTCGACGGCGGCGTCGACCGGGTCACCCAGGCGGCGTTGTTCGCGCTCGTGACGTACGCCTGGGTGGATCCCGGCGCGCGGGCGGACGTGGCCGCCGTGGTGGCCGGGCGGTTCGCCGAGACGGCCGGCGGGCCGCACGCGCGGGCGGTCGCCGAGCTGGCCCTGACCGCGCCGGGGCTGGACCGGGCCACCCGCGAGCTGGCCGCGGCCACGATCCGGGTGCCGGCCGTCCCGCGCCAGCGCCGCCGTTCCCACCTGCTTCGCTGGCTGCGCAGGTAA
- a CDS encoding biotin/lipoyl-binding carrier protein — protein sequence MAEEIRAEMVANVWKVVAGVGDAVEEGDTLVILESMKMEIPVLAESGGTVGELAVNEGDVVQEGDLIAVIN from the coding sequence ATGGCCGAGGAGATCCGGGCCGAGATGGTGGCCAACGTGTGGAAAGTCGTGGCCGGCGTCGGTGACGCCGTCGAGGAGGGCGACACGCTGGTGATCCTGGAATCCATGAAGATGGAGATCCCGGTGCTGGCGGAGTCCGGCGGCACGGTCGGCGAGCTGGCGGTGAACGAGGGCGACGTGGTGCAGGAGGGCGACCTGATCGCCGTGATCAACTAG
- a CDS encoding 50S ribosomal protein bL37, translating into MAKKARKKKARKKSGANHGKRPNS; encoded by the coding sequence ATGGCGAAGAAGGCTCGCAAGAAGAAGGCCCGTAAGAAGAGCGGCGCGAACCACGGCAAGCGCCCCAACAGCTGA
- the rsrA gene encoding mycothiol system anti-sigma-R factor, whose translation MANAENEHETDCAIVLSEVYLYLDLECSEDRRRLIQKHLDDCSGCLREFGIEHEVKALVGRCCGDERAPVELRDRLRHKLDQLEVQTETREYLP comes from the coding sequence ATGGCGAACGCCGAGAACGAACACGAGACCGACTGCGCCATCGTGCTCAGCGAGGTGTACCTCTACCTCGACCTGGAGTGCAGCGAGGACCGCCGCCGGCTGATCCAGAAACACCTGGACGACTGCTCCGGCTGCCTGCGCGAGTTCGGCATCGAGCACGAGGTGAAGGCCCTGGTCGGCCGCTGCTGCGGGGACGAGCGCGCGCCGGTCGAGCTGCGCGACCGGCTGCGTCACAAGCTGGACCAGCTGGAGGTTCAGACCGAGACCCGGGAGTACCTCCCGTAG